A window from Branchiostoma lanceolatum isolate klBraLanc5 chromosome 9, klBraLanc5.hap2, whole genome shotgun sequence encodes these proteins:
- the LOC136441746 gene encoding m7GpppX diphosphatase-like isoform X1, with amino-acid sequence MATSSKVDQGVGKVLAKACITKDMLEQDPSHLPRLKSSDFTNGLVVELRKAHGVTSLRLAAQLKYLAPSELVAEIEKCKDDSVRSRADSVWKEYQKLNRNATKNREQILSDFLKAEFQLPKSRSATKACKLCKRKFDNEEQRGSETNMAEKRKAEDAEPITAQETKKSKSDAAAQDDPHWATPLSSFQDFEMIKILNDHPKTKSVFVHGKFKGREEEAVVILEKTPFSEETLPIALSGETKLKVGLKNDIYGNYHGTPPAQVNGIKVSVVYPATPKHLVKYSQQESYLVQETEDDYKNITLPFLEKEAFRIQWVYNILEHKTESERIVYEDPDKETGFILLPDMKWDLKQVNDLYLIAIVHKHSIRSLRDLTAEHLPLLHNILKKGQQAIQEKFNIPPCKLRIYLHYQPSYYHLHVHFTHLNFDAPGSGVERAHLLTDVIEHLEMMTDYYTKKTLSFCLRENDQLLAEFKKAGRVPKKSV; translated from the exons ATGGCCACTTCCAGTAAAGTTGATCAAGGAGTTGGGAAAGTGTTAGCAAAAGCATGCATCACCAAGGACATGCTCGAACAGGACCCCTCTCACTTACCAAGGCTGAAATCTTCTGATTTCACGAACGGCCTGGTTGTCGAGCTGCGCAAAGCACACGGTGTAACGTCATTACGCTTGGCTGCGCAGCTGAAGTACCTTGCGCCATCGGAACTTGTGGCGGAGATTGAAAAGTGCAAAGATGACTCAGTTCGCAGTAGGGCAGACTCTGTTTGGAAAGAATATCAGAAGCTGAACAGAAATGCTACAAAAAATCGGGAGCAGATTTTGTCAGACTTCTTGAAAGCGGAGTTTCAGCTTCCAAAGTCAAGATCTGCGACAAAGGCCTGCAAGTTGTGCAAGAGAAAGTTTGATAATGAGGAGCAGAG AGGATCAGAAACCAACATGGCCGAAAAGAGAAAGGCAGAAGATGCAGAACCAATCACAGCACAGGAGACAAAAAAATCCAAGAGCGACGCAGCTGCACAAGACGACCCACACTGGGCCACGCCTCTCTCCAGTTTCCAAGACTTCGAGATGATCAAGATCTTGAACGACCACCCCAAGACTAAGAGCGTGTTCGTCCATGGGAAGTTTAAGGGTCGCGAGGAAGAAGCCGTGGTGATCTTGGAGAAGACGCCGTTCAGCGAGGAGACCCTACCAATCGCTCTGTCGGGGGAGACGAAGCTTAAAGTGGGTCTGAAGAACGACATCTATGGGAACTATCATGGAACACCTCCGGCCCAAGTGAATG GTATCAAGGTGTCTGTCGTGTATCCAGCCACTCCCAAACACCTGGTGAAGTACAGTCAGCAGGAATCTTACCTGGTACAGGAGACAGAAGACGACTACAAGAACATCACTCTACCCTTCTTAGAGAAAGAGGCTTTCAGGATACAG TGGGTGTACAACATCTTGGAACACAAGACAGAGTCTGAGAGGATCGTGTACGAGGATCCTGACAAGGAGACAGGCTTCATCCTTCTGCCGGACATGAAGTGGGATCTTAAGCAG GTGAATGACCTGTACCTCATAGCCATCGTCCACAAGCACAGTATACGGTCGCTACGAGACCTCACGGCCGAACACCTGCCTCTACTGCACAACATTCTCAAGAAAGGACAG CAAGCCATACAAGAGAAATTCAACATCCCTCCATGTAAACTGAGAATCTACCTCCACTACCAACCCTCCTACTACCACCTGCATGTACACTTCACGCACCTGAACTTTGACGCACCTGGCTCAGGTGTGGAGCGTGCGCACCTGCTGACAGATGTCATCGAGCACCTGGAGATGATGACGGACTACTACACCAAGAAGACGCTGTCGTTTTGTCTCCGAGAAAACGACCAACTTTTGGCAGAGTTCAAGAAGGCCGGGAGAGTACCCAAAAAATCAGTTTGA
- the LOC136441746 gene encoding m7GpppX diphosphatase-like isoform X2 yields MAEKRKAEDAEPITAQETKKSKSDAAAQDDPHWATPLSSFQDFEMIKILNDHPKTKSVFVHGKFKGREEEAVVILEKTPFSEETLPIALSGETKLKVGLKNDIYGNYHGTPPAQVNGIKVSVVYPATPKHLVKYSQQESYLVQETEDDYKNITLPFLEKEAFRIQWVYNILEHKTESERIVYEDPDKETGFILLPDMKWDLKQVNDLYLIAIVHKHSIRSLRDLTAEHLPLLHNILKKGQQAIQEKFNIPPCKLRIYLHYQPSYYHLHVHFTHLNFDAPGSGVERAHLLTDVIEHLEMMTDYYTKKTLSFCLRENDQLLAEFKKAGRVPKKSV; encoded by the exons ATGGCCGAAAAGAGAAAGGCAGAAGATGCAGAACCAATCACAGCACAGGAGACAAAAAAATCCAAGAGCGACGCAGCTGCACAAGACGACCCACACTGGGCCACGCCTCTCTCCAGTTTCCAAGACTTCGAGATGATCAAGATCTTGAACGACCACCCCAAGACTAAGAGCGTGTTCGTCCATGGGAAGTTTAAGGGTCGCGAGGAAGAAGCCGTGGTGATCTTGGAGAAGACGCCGTTCAGCGAGGAGACCCTACCAATCGCTCTGTCGGGGGAGACGAAGCTTAAAGTGGGTCTGAAGAACGACATCTATGGGAACTATCATGGAACACCTCCGGCCCAAGTGAATG GTATCAAGGTGTCTGTCGTGTATCCAGCCACTCCCAAACACCTGGTGAAGTACAGTCAGCAGGAATCTTACCTGGTACAGGAGACAGAAGACGACTACAAGAACATCACTCTACCCTTCTTAGAGAAAGAGGCTTTCAGGATACAG TGGGTGTACAACATCTTGGAACACAAGACAGAGTCTGAGAGGATCGTGTACGAGGATCCTGACAAGGAGACAGGCTTCATCCTTCTGCCGGACATGAAGTGGGATCTTAAGCAG GTGAATGACCTGTACCTCATAGCCATCGTCCACAAGCACAGTATACGGTCGCTACGAGACCTCACGGCCGAACACCTGCCTCTACTGCACAACATTCTCAAGAAAGGACAG CAAGCCATACAAGAGAAATTCAACATCCCTCCATGTAAACTGAGAATCTACCTCCACTACCAACCCTCCTACTACCACCTGCATGTACACTTCACGCACCTGAACTTTGACGCACCTGGCTCAGGTGTGGAGCGTGCGCACCTGCTGACAGATGTCATCGAGCACCTGGAGATGATGACGGACTACTACACCAAGAAGACGCTGTCGTTTTGTCTCCGAGAAAACGACCAACTTTTGGCAGAGTTCAAGAAGGCCGGGAGAGTACCCAAAAAATCAGTTTGA
- the LOC136441747 gene encoding complement C1q tumor necrosis factor-related protein 3-like, which yields MVFKLRRYSELSVVFILLLVLYVRSVSSRSIVEGSRGLSLEEGTCSRQCNVTNVNNITVLAPQGNPGLKGQSGERGSRGMPGRRGIQGPSGTPGEKGLQGPRGPKGSRGPPGVGILAALVVGFSVARSSGMDKSKSDQTVVYDIVHTNVKNAYNIRTGKFVAPIGGLYFFTFTAMKGNDRTGCLLSLIRDIFMATGEHIVSVYNGPRGDYSSTGNSAVVTLEPGDEIWVRLGRGSSLFSDENNYVTFSGFLIQPQIMP from the exons ATGGTCTTCAAACTGAGAAGATATTCTGAACTTTCGGTGGTTTTTATTCTACTTCTTGTACTATACGTGAGGAGTGTGTCCTCCCGTTCCATTGTGGAAGGAAGTCGAGGGTTGTCGCTTGAAGAGGGTACGTGCAGCCGACAGTGCAACGTCACCAACGTCAACAACATCACTGTTCTAGCGCCACAAGGCAACCCTGGACTGAAGGGACAGTCGGGGGAAAGGG GGTCGCGTGGCATGCCGGGACGGAGAGGTATCCAGGGCCCTAGTGGTACCCCTGGGGAGAAAGGTCTGCAGGGCCCCCGGGGACCCAAGGGCAGCAGAGGTCCCCCCGGGGTGGGGATCTTAGCTGCCCTGGTGGTGGGGTTCTCTGTGGCAAGGTCTTCTGGGATGGACAAG AGCAAATCTGACCAGACAGTGGTCTATGACATCGTGCATACGAACGTTAAGAACGCCTACAACATCAGGACAGGGAAGTTTGTGGCACCCATCGGCGGTCTCTACTTCTTCACCTTTACCGCCATGAAGGGCAACGACAGGACTGGGTGTCTTCTCTCTCTTATAAG GGACATATTCATGGCGACTGGCGAACACATCGTGTCGGTGTACAACGGTCCTAGGGGAGACTACAGTTCCACCGGCAACTCCGCCGTCGTCACGCTGGAACCCGGGGATGAGATCTGGGTGCGCCTGGGAAGGGGATCGAGTCTCTTCAGCGACGAGAACAACTACGTCACTTTTTCCGGGTTCCTGATTCAGCCGCAGATCATGCCGTAG